One genomic region from Oceaniferula flava encodes:
- a CDS encoding TRAP transporter small permease, with translation MLSLLTKSLKCISAACLVVLLLAVLLGILSARLGLGIAWTTELAEFLLVWTVMFGGALAYLEHSHLGVDILVNHTDDGTRKFTAKLSHLLIALFALLVMVIGGFQLFQARWESAQVLPALGIRKAWFYFAVPVSGCLIFLTAILYLGKKPTPNP, from the coding sequence ATGCTCTCCCTGCTCACCAAATCTCTCAAGTGCATCTCCGCCGCCTGTCTGGTGGTGTTGCTGCTGGCTGTGTTGTTAGGCATTCTCTCGGCCCGACTCGGCCTCGGCATCGCCTGGACCACCGAGCTGGCTGAGTTCCTGTTAGTATGGACCGTCATGTTCGGCGGAGCGCTCGCCTACCTCGAACACTCCCACCTAGGCGTCGATATCCTGGTCAACCACACCGACGATGGCACCCGCAAGTTCACCGCCAAACTCAGCCACCTGCTGATCGCACTCTTTGCCCTGCTGGTCATGGTGATCGGTGGATTCCAGCTGTTTCAAGCCCGTTGGGAATCGGCCCAGGTGCTGCCCGCGCTCGGTATTCGCAAGGCCTGGTTCTACTTCGCCGTGCCGGTCTCCGGCTGCCTGATCTTTCTCACCGCCATCCTTTACCTTGGCAAAAAACCCACCCCCAACCCCTAA
- a CDS encoding TRAP transporter substrate-binding protein encodes MKKANLLTGILIGALSASALFAYLGRKQLTGGSGGGVTQERSIKVAHNMPVSHPVHRGIEHFAQRLEALSGGRMKCDVFPNGQLGDETEYLEKLQAGSLDIAKTSAAPIANFVPRMKVFSLPYLFRDREHYWSVLDGEIGSHLLEELETRDGENPSGIRGLCYYDAGSRNFYTVGEVKAPADLKGLNIRVMKDPIAIAMTSTLGANPVPMPGGEIYSALQRGNINGAENNPPTFVAQRHYEVCKHFIFDHHSRIPDVLNISSTLWKTLTDQEREWVLTAARESSHFQRKLWQAQSDAAVEEMKKNGVSIREADISAFQQAAGPSRKDFLTGEVKSYAEKIESAQ; translated from the coding sequence ATGAAAAAAGCCAACCTCCTCACCGGCATTCTGATCGGCGCGCTCAGCGCCAGTGCGCTCTTTGCCTATCTCGGCAGGAAACAGCTGACCGGAGGAAGTGGTGGCGGTGTCACTCAGGAGCGCAGCATCAAGGTGGCGCACAACATGCCGGTCTCCCACCCGGTGCACCGCGGAATCGAGCACTTCGCGCAACGCCTCGAGGCCCTATCCGGTGGCCGGATGAAGTGCGATGTCTTTCCGAACGGACAGCTTGGGGACGAAACGGAATACCTCGAGAAACTTCAAGCTGGCTCGCTGGATATCGCCAAGACCAGCGCCGCACCGATCGCCAACTTCGTGCCCCGCATGAAGGTCTTCAGCCTGCCCTACCTGTTCCGCGATCGTGAACATTACTGGAGTGTGTTAGACGGCGAAATTGGCAGCCATCTCCTGGAAGAACTGGAAACCCGCGACGGCGAGAACCCCTCCGGCATCCGCGGCCTGTGTTACTACGATGCCGGCAGCCGGAACTTCTACACCGTCGGCGAGGTGAAAGCTCCCGCCGATCTCAAAGGGCTCAATATCCGTGTGATGAAAGACCCGATTGCCATCGCCATGACCAGCACCCTGGGTGCCAATCCGGTGCCGATGCCCGGCGGAGAAATCTACTCCGCCCTGCAACGAGGCAACATCAACGGCGCGGAGAACAACCCCCCGACCTTTGTCGCCCAGCGCCACTACGAGGTCTGTAAGCACTTCATTTTCGATCACCACTCCCGCATCCCCGATGTGCTCAACATCAGCAGCACGCTGTGGAAAACCCTGACCGACCAGGAACGCGAGTGGGTGCTCACCGCCGCTCGCGAGTCGTCCCATTTCCAACGCAAACTCTGGCAGGCCCAATCAGACGCTGCCGTGGAGGAGATGAAGAAAAATGGCGTCAGCATCCGCGAAGCCGATATCTCCGCCTTCCAACAAGCCGCCGGCCCGTCACGCAAGGACTTCCTCACCGGTGAAGTGAAGTCCTACGCTGAAAAAATCGAGTCCGCCCAATAG